A DNA window from Portunus trituberculatus isolate SZX2019 chromosome 47, ASM1759143v1, whole genome shotgun sequence contains the following coding sequences:
- the LOC123520710 gene encoding exocyst complex component 4-like, producing MNGVSGSQCRLRQLEHTTKMADTGTPQRPARGGKHPPKESSGLLMSVIRTLSASESNEQRDREKARLERVHSVDRGNLDQVLTNFDTIFGDVSGRLTESRKRIRTIKDNLAACKHLLHCKRDELKERWLEGVEHKHVMLLLEQIDEVQDVGERVGAYVGRKHYLHATQLLVTSLTRLRTDLKKVEALKDVNTDLHSRKERLHEALIEEVHEHLYRRWTREVLSLRRQGSGRDPATALARAGSDRASTTTKADKARKNLLEMMTSPGKVRGLGDGEVLQEDVSGSGNPEDDSQHFMAIVVECLALLGKLPDAVETINRRMQKELALIIQRTTQQIVEHHPPAPPEDEPPPASAPTMLRADAREARLLQELLQVVFEQLRLVVAAHRSVLASLRCSADKHGLEVQLYTMPDVWSKVQAALQVMLSEYLDLSQLGTGQQQAPAAFTEAASDLSSFFSKKRTPRSKPYGLFKFEASYHAMTMNSYLMEQLEQTGGDTVTFDISVTDGNASSTAGRGSKVGKRVLVCSPSPHNITAIFNPLQLFIKEIEEALGCSPGTHCTLYVFITDYIKDAFFAQLHMETESRLEQATKALDLWKTVKDPATLRSLKVSRPLLESSLSVWQIIEELRWLLGALPLYADHFVTRMCNTLMSYRETCQAAYRGITQPDSEDKRIISATWAKDEDISRFLRDLPNWRALQAGVTSDSCLEDENPEEVGERNRKEAEILTGNLGDQLIPQHEILADSGQLRTLAHLQESLEWFGGCIVKFAASLPVKSSSSSILVSGEVPPVSDASVQTLTSLAKDFEELAHTCLLVLHLEVRLHCFFYLLPVARGGVFASGLDSQEPDTEVLKLIKDLATIDEALTSTLHPRKCKYIFEGLGPLIANILMSSVVHIRRINENGIKKMCRNIFSIQQQLTNITMTRELALDQARQYYEMLYHPQDEILNVLMNRGKQFSELEYLNALQLLHRSSPGSSQETLQASLQKLSEIFGEIGVTV from the exons ATCTTTGGGGACGTATCTGGACGTCTTACAGAGTCCCGCAAGCGGATCCGCACCATTAAGGATAACCTGGCAGCATGCAAACATCTCCTCCACTGCAAGCGGGATGAGTTGAAGGAGCGCTGGCTGGAGGGAGTAGAACACAAACATGTTATGCTTTTACTGGAACAGAT AGATGAGGTTCAGGATGTGGGTGAGCGTGTTGGGGCTTATGTGGGAAGGAAGCATTACCTCCATGCCACACAGCTGCTGGTCACTTCCCTCACACGCCTGCGCACAGACCTAAAGAAGGTGGAGGCCCTTAAGGATGTCAACACTGACCTACATTCCAGGAAGGAG AGACTACACGAGGCACTAATAGAGGAGGTTCATGAGCACCTATACCGGCGGTGGACACGGGAGGTGCTTTCACTGCGCCGGCAGGGATCTGGTCGAGATCCTGCCACAGCTCTGGCCCGGGCTGGTTCTGATCGTGCCAGCACAACCACCAAAGCTGACAAGGCTCGGAAAAATCTCCTGGAGATGATGACCTCACCTGGAAAAGTTAG GGGCCTTGGGGATGGAGAAGTGTTGCAGGAGGACGTAAGTGGGAGTGGCAACCCGGAGGATGACTCTCAGCACTTCATGGCGATAGTGGTGgagtgccttgccttgcttggGAAGCTACCTGATGCTGTGGAG aCCATCAACCGAAGAATGCAGAAGGAACTTGCCCTCATCATCCAAAGAACCACACAGCAGATAGTGGAACAccaccctcctgctcctccagagGATGAACCTCCCCCTGCCTCTGCTCCAACTATGCTCCGTGCTGATGCCCGGGAGGCAAGGCTGCTGCAGGAGCTGCTACAG GTGGTGTTTGAACAGCTGCGACTGGTAGTGGCTGCTCACAGATCAGTGCTTGCCAGCCTCCGCTGCTCTGCTGACAAGCATGGCCTTGAGGTGCAGCTTTACACCATGCCAGATGTGTGGTCCAAGGTTCAGGCTGCA CTGCAAGTGATGCTAAGTGAATATTTAGATTTGAGTCAGCTGGGAACAGGACAGCAGCAAGCACCAGCAGCCTTCACTGAAGCTGCCTCtgatctctcttccttcttctcaaaGAAGAGGACTCCAAG gTCTAAACCTTATGGCCTATTTAAGTTTGAAGCATCCTACCATGCTATGACCATGAATTCTTACCTCATGGAGCAGCTGGAACAGACCGGCGGTGACACTGTTACTTTTGACATATCTGTTACTG ATGGCAATGCATCCAGCACAGCAGGTAGAGGCAGCAAGGTGGGGAAGCGTGTCCTAGTGTGTTCGCCTTCTCCACACAATATCACTGCAATCTTTAATCCTCTGCAGCTATTCATCAAGGAGATAGAGGAAGCACTTGGCTGCTCTCCTGG GACACACTGCACGCTGTATGTCTTCATCACAGATTACATCAAGGATGCCTTTTTTGCCCAGCTTCACATGGAGACAGAAAGCCGTCTTGAACAAGCAACCAAGGCTCTAGACCTGTGGAAGACCGTTAAGGACCCAGCCACACTGCGTTCCCTGAAAGTGTCTCGTCCTCTTCTGGAG AGCAGCCTGAGTGTGTGGCAGATCATAGAAGAGCTGCGATGGCTGCTTGGTGCACTTCCGCTTTATGCCGACCATTTTGTCACCAGGATGTGCAACACTCTTATGAGCTACAGAGAGACTTGTCAGGCTGCCTACCGGGGCATTACCCAGCCAGACTCAGAGGACAAGAGGATCATCTCTGCAACTTGGGCCAAGGATGAGGATATCAGTCGTTTCCTTAG AGATCTCCCTAACTGGCGGGCACTTCAGGCTGGCGTCACTTCAGATTCCTGCCTGGAAGATGAAAATCCAGAGGAG GTTGGTGAGCGCAACCGCAAAGAAGCAGAGATATTGACAGGCAATCTCGGGGATCAGCTGATTCCACAACATGAGATACTGGCTGACTCAGGCCAACTGCGTACTTTAGCCCACTTGCAGGAGAGCTTG GAATGGTTTGGGGGATGTATAGTCAAATTTGCAGCATCTCTGCCAGTGAAGTCATCTTCCTCCAGTATCTTGGTGTCTGGTGAGGTGCCTCCTGTGTCTGATGCCTCTGTGCAAACCCTCACCTCTCTAGCCAAGGACTTTGAAGAGCTGGCTCACACTTGTCTCCTTGTGTTGCatttagag GTGCGACTCCATTGCTTCTTCTATCTGCTGCCAGTGGCTCGGGGAGGTGTATTTGCCTCTGGGCTAGATTCTCAGGAACCAGATACAGAGGTACTCAAACTGATCAAGGATCTTGCCACCATTGACGAGGCCCTTACCAGCACTCTCCACCCTCGCAAGTGCAAG TACATTTTTGAAGGACTGGGACCTCTCATTGCCAACATATTGATGAGTTCTGTGGTACACATTCGGCGTATTAATGAGAATGGCATCAAGAAGATGTGCCGCAACATCTTCAGTATACAACAGCAGCTGACCAACATAACAATGACACGAGAGTTGGCCCTGGATCAGGCCCGCCAATACTACGAGATGCTTTACCATCCCCAGGAT GAGATCCTCAATGTGCTGATGAACCGTGGGAAGCAGTTCTCCGAGTTAGAGTACTTAAATGCCTTGCAGCTTTTGCACCGTTCCTCACCAGGCTCATCTCAGGAAACTCTTCAAGCCAGTTTGCAAAAACTCTCTGAAATTTTTGGGGAGATTGGGGTAACAGTGTAG